From Deltaproteobacteria bacterium, the proteins below share one genomic window:
- a CDS encoding EamA/RhaT family transporter, whose protein sequence is MSDERRGALCVLAAALLWSTGGVAIKAVAEPALKVACYRSAVAAVVLAAFFRPRLWRATLGFQTAIVSYAGCLTTFVVATKWTSAANAIFLQYSGVVWILVLAPLVLGEPFSRRDAGAIAVAFLGMALFFVGELDPRGRAGDLVALVSGLLYALLVLSLRRERGIGAEAAVTYGNVLAAGALLPFVGPVFGVSARSGGILLFLGVVQIAAAYVIF, encoded by the coding sequence ATGTCCGACGAGCGCCGCGGCGCGCTCTGTGTCCTCGCCGCCGCGCTGCTCTGGTCGACGGGCGGCGTCGCCATCAAGGCGGTGGCGGAGCCGGCGCTGAAGGTCGCCTGCTACCGCTCGGCCGTGGCGGCGGTGGTGCTGGCGGCGTTCTTCCGCCCGCGGCTCTGGCGCGCGACGCTCGGCTTCCAGACGGCGATCGTGAGCTACGCCGGCTGTCTCACGACGTTCGTCGTGGCCACCAAGTGGACGTCGGCGGCCAACGCGATCTTCCTCCAGTACAGCGGCGTCGTCTGGATCCTCGTCCTCGCGCCGCTCGTGCTCGGGGAGCCCTTCTCGCGGCGCGACGCGGGCGCGATCGCGGTCGCGTTCCTCGGCATGGCGCTCTTCTTCGTCGGCGAGCTCGACCCCCGCGGTCGGGCGGGGGACCTCGTGGCGCTCGTCTCGGGCCTGCTCTACGCCCTGCTCGTGCTCTCCCTCCGGCGCGAGCGGGGGATCGGGGCCGAGGCCGCGGTCACCTACGGCAACGTGCTCGCGGCCGGCGCGCTGCTGCCGTTCGTCGGCCCGGTGTTCGGCGTCTCGGCGCGCTCGGGCGGCATCCTCCTCTTCCTCGGTGTGGTCCAGATCGCTGCCGCGTACGTGATCTTC